A window of the Brachyhypopomus gauderio isolate BG-103 chromosome 14, BGAUD_0.2, whole genome shotgun sequence genome harbors these coding sequences:
- the otulinb gene encoding ubiquitin thioesterase otulin isoform X2 yields MLSAQVPSRPTLENFNQMVQDVCEQNTCQLKHCKTREMTSSMKVPPKKEASLSNQDGGRSRICPAGTPTSEENNSEEDLYRAAEDIERERQEKSRSHTASLLHNPEEQSSVAAPECLLSYGQREWKGDTTKSHLIRKGYEAIAQTFESLRRVRGDNYCALRATLFQLLLQSCKVPARLQDPDMIKFPKQMQSVQDLVDQWRFPFGSSAGEGRAVERLQRCLKLLRTKCQEAVWCVDTAERERVCEQVFEDTPFPEFCWLLYARDTSRCPRTFFTNHLRQVGFSGGLEQVEMFLLGYSLQQTIQVYRLYKTDSEEFVTYYPDDHRTDWPCLSLVTEDDRHYNVLVPNQAAVLQI; encoded by the exons ATGCTCAGTGCGCAAGTCCCCTCTAGACCAACACTGGAGAATTTTAATCAAATGGTACAAGACGTTTGTGAGCAGAATACATGCCAACTTAAACATTGCAAAACTAGAGAGATGACGTCCAGTATGAAGGTACCACCTAAAAAAGAAGCCAGTCTTTCAAATCAAGATGGTGGTAGAAGCCGGATCTGTCCAGCAGGAACACCCACATCTGAGGAAAATAACAG TGAGGAAGATCTATACAGAGCTGCAGAAGACATCGAACGGGAACGGCAGGAAAAGAGCCGATCACACACAG CTTCCTTATTGCATAATCCTGAGGAGCAGAGCAGTGTGGCTGCTCCAGAATGTTTGCTGTCCTATGGACAGAGGGAGTGGAAAGGCGACACAACCAAAAGCCATCTAATCAGGAAG GGTTATGAAGCCATAGCTCAGACGTTTGAGAGCCTGCGCAGAGTGAGAGGAGATAACTACTGCGCTCTGAGGGCAACACTCTTCCAGCTGCTCCTCCAGTCCTGCAAAGTTCCCGCGAGGCTACAGGACCCGGACATGATTAAG TTTCCAAAACAAATGCAGAGTGTGCAGGACTTAGTGGATCAGTGGAGGTTTCCGTTTGGGAGCAGCGCTGGAGAGGGCCGGGCAGTGGAGAGGCTGCAACGCTGTCTGAAGCTCTTGAGAACAAAG TGTCAGGaggcggtgtggtgtgtggacacTGCAGagcgagagcgtgtgtgtgagcaggtgtttGAGGACACACCCT TTCCAGAGTTCTGCTGGCTCCTCTATGCCCGTGACACCTCCAGATGCCCAAGGACCTTCTTCACCAACCATCTCAGACAGGTGGGCTTCAGTGGAGGGCTGGAGCAG GTGGAGATGTTTCTGCTTGGATACTCTCTTCAGCAGACAATTCAGGTGTATCGCCTCTACAAGACTGACAGTGAGGAGTTTGTCACGTACTATCCAGACGATCACAGAACAGACTGGCCTTGCCTTAGCCTGGTAACAGAGGACGACAGGCACTATAATGTACTTGTTCCCAACCAAGCAGCTGTCCTCCAGATCTGA
- the otulinb gene encoding ubiquitin thioesterase otulin isoform X1 gives MLSAQVPSRPTLENFNQMVQDVCEQNTCQLKHCKTREMTSSMKVPPKKEASLSNQDGGRSRICPAGTPTSEENNSEEDLYRAAEDIERERQEKSRSHTASLLHNPEEQSSVAAPECLLSYGQREWKGDTTKSHLIRKGYEAIAQTFESLRRVRGDNYCALRATLFQLLLQSCKVPARLQDPDMIKFPKQMQSVQDLVDQWRFPFGSSAGEGRAVERLQRCLKLLRTKCQEAVWCVDTAERERVCEQVFEDTPCEYELLEALKFLMLHTAVQLHTDMQLGSEVPEFCWLLYARDTSRCPRTFFTNHLRQVGFSGGLEQVEMFLLGYSLQQTIQVYRLYKTDSEEFVTYYPDDHRTDWPCLSLVTEDDRHYNVLVPNQAAVLQI, from the exons ATGCTCAGTGCGCAAGTCCCCTCTAGACCAACACTGGAGAATTTTAATCAAATGGTACAAGACGTTTGTGAGCAGAATACATGCCAACTTAAACATTGCAAAACTAGAGAGATGACGTCCAGTATGAAGGTACCACCTAAAAAAGAAGCCAGTCTTTCAAATCAAGATGGTGGTAGAAGCCGGATCTGTCCAGCAGGAACACCCACATCTGAGGAAAATAACAG TGAGGAAGATCTATACAGAGCTGCAGAAGACATCGAACGGGAACGGCAGGAAAAGAGCCGATCACACACAG CTTCCTTATTGCATAATCCTGAGGAGCAGAGCAGTGTGGCTGCTCCAGAATGTTTGCTGTCCTATGGACAGAGGGAGTGGAAAGGCGACACAACCAAAAGCCATCTAATCAGGAAG GGTTATGAAGCCATAGCTCAGACGTTTGAGAGCCTGCGCAGAGTGAGAGGAGATAACTACTGCGCTCTGAGGGCAACACTCTTCCAGCTGCTCCTCCAGTCCTGCAAAGTTCCCGCGAGGCTACAGGACCCGGACATGATTAAG TTTCCAAAACAAATGCAGAGTGTGCAGGACTTAGTGGATCAGTGGAGGTTTCCGTTTGGGAGCAGCGCTGGAGAGGGCCGGGCAGTGGAGAGGCTGCAACGCTGTCTGAAGCTCTTGAGAACAAAG TGTCAGGaggcggtgtggtgtgtggacacTGCAGagcgagagcgtgtgtgtgagcaggtgtttGAGGACACACCCTGTGAGTACGAGCTGCTGGAGGCTCTCAAGTTCCTCATGCTACACACGGCTGTCCAGCTGCACACTGACATGCAGTTGGGCTCTGAAGTTCCAGAGTTCTGCTGGCTCCTCTATGCCCGTGACACCTCCAGATGCCCAAGGACCTTCTTCACCAACCATCTCAGACAGGTGGGCTTCAGTGGAGGGCTGGAGCAG GTGGAGATGTTTCTGCTTGGATACTCTCTTCAGCAGACAATTCAGGTGTATCGCCTCTACAAGACTGACAGTGAGGAGTTTGTCACGTACTATCCAGACGATCACAGAACAGACTGGCCTTGCCTTAGCCTGGTAACAGAGGACGACAGGCACTATAATGTACTTGTTCCCAACCAAGCAGCTGTCCTCCAGATCTGA
- the otulinb gene encoding ubiquitin thioesterase otulin isoform X3: protein MTSSMKVPPKKEASLSNQDGGRSRICPAGTPTSEENNSEEDLYRAAEDIERERQEKSRSHTASLLHNPEEQSSVAAPECLLSYGQREWKGDTTKSHLIRKGYEAIAQTFESLRRVRGDNYCALRATLFQLLLQSCKVPARLQDPDMIKFPKQMQSVQDLVDQWRFPFGSSAGEGRAVERLQRCLKLLRTKCQEAVWCVDTAERERVCEQVFEDTPCEYELLEALKFLMLHTAVQLHTDMQLGSEVPEFCWLLYARDTSRCPRTFFTNHLRQVGFSGGLEQVEMFLLGYSLQQTIQVYRLYKTDSEEFVTYYPDDHRTDWPCLSLVTEDDRHYNVLVPNQAAVLQI from the exons ATGACGTCCAGTATGAAGGTACCACCTAAAAAAGAAGCCAGTCTTTCAAATCAAGATGGTGGTAGAAGCCGGATCTGTCCAGCAGGAACACCCACATCTGAGGAAAATAACAG TGAGGAAGATCTATACAGAGCTGCAGAAGACATCGAACGGGAACGGCAGGAAAAGAGCCGATCACACACAG CTTCCTTATTGCATAATCCTGAGGAGCAGAGCAGTGTGGCTGCTCCAGAATGTTTGCTGTCCTATGGACAGAGGGAGTGGAAAGGCGACACAACCAAAAGCCATCTAATCAGGAAG GGTTATGAAGCCATAGCTCAGACGTTTGAGAGCCTGCGCAGAGTGAGAGGAGATAACTACTGCGCTCTGAGGGCAACACTCTTCCAGCTGCTCCTCCAGTCCTGCAAAGTTCCCGCGAGGCTACAGGACCCGGACATGATTAAG TTTCCAAAACAAATGCAGAGTGTGCAGGACTTAGTGGATCAGTGGAGGTTTCCGTTTGGGAGCAGCGCTGGAGAGGGCCGGGCAGTGGAGAGGCTGCAACGCTGTCTGAAGCTCTTGAGAACAAAG TGTCAGGaggcggtgtggtgtgtggacacTGCAGagcgagagcgtgtgtgtgagcaggtgtttGAGGACACACCCTGTGAGTACGAGCTGCTGGAGGCTCTCAAGTTCCTCATGCTACACACGGCTGTCCAGCTGCACACTGACATGCAGTTGGGCTCTGAAGTTCCAGAGTTCTGCTGGCTCCTCTATGCCCGTGACACCTCCAGATGCCCAAGGACCTTCTTCACCAACCATCTCAGACAGGTGGGCTTCAGTGGAGGGCTGGAGCAG GTGGAGATGTTTCTGCTTGGATACTCTCTTCAGCAGACAATTCAGGTGTATCGCCTCTACAAGACTGACAGTGAGGAGTTTGTCACGTACTATCCAGACGATCACAGAACAGACTGGCCTTGCCTTAGCCTGGTAACAGAGGACGACAGGCACTATAATGTACTTGTTCCCAACCAAGCAGCTGTCCTCCAGATCTGA